A window of the Lactuca sativa cultivar Salinas chromosome 7, Lsat_Salinas_v11, whole genome shotgun sequence genome harbors these coding sequences:
- the LOC111889275 gene encoding histone-lysine N-methyltransferase ASHR3, producing MFITTMPDLGNLVSTSSLPLTRCSNSSRPGAMGNRDLCDPKYAKESETSLPVQDECNRDRSVKINKSVESKSLNDYWSDWVSKNVELGVPESKLFLPFLVGAPKLAECRTCENVIYPGEEVSCVVRDCKASYHLTCVQNWHGLSPSSKPFKCPQHACFLCKKKIHLWRCSRCHIASHDKCAPFSDHLLHSKDNQKICWRHYWPPLKPAVPTNSIEELFCRLPLPYTVDEFKIDLLLKDTMENKLEPPPYVHIRRNIYLVKKKRDDTNTNTGCTDCSSSTCSEDCVCRLQCISCSKACKCSERCTNKPFRKDKKIKIVLTERCGWGVEAVVPIKKGEFIIEYVGEVISDALCEQRLWDMKHKGIKNFYMCEIRKDFTIDATFKGNASRFLNHSCGPNCDLEKWDVDGETRVGVFAARSIKAGEALTYDYRFVQFGPEVKCHCGASSCQGYLGNKKKIAKMELLDWGAKRRRTTTASLKIIKIKS from the exons ATGTTTATCACAACGATGCCTGACTTAGGCAACCTTGTAAGCACGTCTTCGCTTCCCCTTACTCGTTGTTCTAATAGTTCAAGACCAGGAGCCATGGGAAACCGCGATTTGTGTGACCCAAAGTATGCTAAAGAATCAGAAACCTCTTTACCAGTGCAAGACGAATGTAACAGAGATCGGTCTGTTAAGATCAATAAATCTGTGGAATCGAAGAGTTTGAATGATTATTGGAGCGATTGGGTTTCGAAGAATGTCGAGTTGGGGGTTCCTGAATCGAAATTGTTTCTCCCGTTTCTTGTCGGAGCACCAAAACTG GCTGAATGTCGTACCTGTGAGAACGTAATCTACCCAGGGGAAGAGGTATCATGCGTTGTTCGTGATTGTAAAGCTTCATATCACCTGACATGTGTACAAAACTGGCATGGATTATCGCCATCATCAAAACCATTCAAATGTCCTCAACAT GCATGTTTTCTATGCAAAAAGAAAATCCATCTATGGCGATGTTCAAGATGCCATATAGCATCACATGACAAATGTGCACCATTTTCAGATCATCTGTTGCATTCTAAAGACAACCAAAAAATCTGTTGGAGACATTATTGGCCACCATTAAAG CCTGCAGTTCCCACAAACAGCATCGAG GAACTTTTTTGTCGTTTACCTTTACCATATACAGTGGATGAATTCAAGATTGATCTCTTGTTGAAAGACACAATGGAGAACAAACTGGAGCCACCTCCATATGTTCATATCAGGCGAA ATATATATCTTGTAAAGAAAAAACGTGATGACACAAATACAAATACTGGATGCACTGATTGTAGTTCTAGTACTTGTTCTGAAGATTGTGTATGCag GCTACAATGTATAAGCTGTTCAAAGGCATGTAAATGTTCAGAAAGGTGTACAAACAAGCCCTTCCGAAaagacaaaaagatcaaaattgttttg ACTGAAAGATGTGGTTGGGGAGTTGAGGCTGTTGTGCCTATAAAAAAAGGTGAATTCATTATAGAATATGTAGGAGAAG TTATTAGTGATGCATTGTGTGAACAAAGGCTTTGGGACATGAAGCACAAAGGGATTAAGAATTTTTATATGTGTGAAATTCGAAAAGATTTTACAATTGATGCTACTTTTAAAGGAAATGCTTCTCGTTTTCTAAATCATAGTTGTGGTCCTAATTGTGATCTTGAAAAATg GGACGTTGATGGGGAGACTCGTGTTGGTGTCTTTGCTGCTAGATCTATCAAAGCTGGGGAGGCTTTGACTTATGATTAtcg ATTTGTGCAATTTGGGCCGGAAGTGAAGTGTCATTGTGGGGCTTCAAGTTGTCAAGGGTATCTTGGGAATAAAAAAAAGATAGCAAAAATGGAGCTTCTTGATTGGGGTGCAAAGCGTAGAAGAACAACAACCGCTAGCTTAAAGATCatcaaaatcaaatcataa